One region of Bacillus zhangzhouensis genomic DNA includes:
- a CDS encoding Na+/H+ antiporter, translating to MEIFLGVLVLLALIAASNIINRFVPFIPVPLIQVGLGILVAAFPSGLHISLNPELFFVLFIAPLLFNDGKRTPRDELWKLRAPILLLALGLVFATVIVAGYTIHWMIPSIPLPAAFALAAILSPTDVVAVSALSSRVNMPKGIMRLLEGEGLMNDASGLVAFKFAIAATVTGAFSIAQASFSFVLIAAGGLLTGFILSFFIIRFRYFLRRLGMDDVTMHIILQILTPFVIYLAAEEIGVSGILAVVAGGVTHAIEQDRMEANLAKLQIASSNTWNIILFILNGLVFVLLGLQIPDVSTVIFQDESFNNIQVISYILIITLCLMVLRFLWVWLFWAGKWSATKKQNVKKPKLRASMLMTFSGVRGAVTLAGAFSIPFTLADGSPFPERHLIIFLAAGVILCTLILASVLLPLLSEKKDKQIDVDFDTKIQHAKRKLLRSAIKTLKEGMNDGNREVSLALINDYRMKLRNIQREPYQFGMRKQERKIRLHGIKAEQMKLEQLIEEEKIDKEEAYELQERFHELEMLYSNSFKIRFSKAKFLRLLQWLQLWRPNQHISSGILEKEDSYKQIRKKTAEAAVDSIKQHMTDENQQTCNQVIGFYNQVIFRCEHGSSFFQQKDRSFERKKKELNFQAVQSIRNEIQTLYEDGEINRDIAHHLREYINDMEAVLLTNT from the coding sequence GTGGAGATTTTTTTGGGAGTGCTTGTACTACTAGCACTCATTGCAGCATCTAATATTATCAATCGTTTTGTCCCCTTTATTCCTGTTCCGTTAATTCAAGTGGGATTAGGTATATTGGTGGCAGCTTTTCCTTCAGGTTTACATATCTCTTTAAATCCTGAACTATTCTTCGTTTTATTTATTGCGCCGCTGTTATTTAATGATGGGAAGCGTACCCCAAGGGATGAACTGTGGAAATTAAGAGCACCAATTCTTCTGTTAGCCTTAGGGTTAGTGTTTGCAACTGTGATCGTAGCGGGATATACCATTCATTGGATGATCCCAAGCATACCGCTTCCAGCTGCATTTGCGCTTGCAGCGATTTTATCACCGACAGATGTGGTGGCAGTAAGTGCTTTATCCAGCCGTGTGAATATGCCAAAGGGCATTATGAGACTGCTGGAAGGCGAGGGGCTGATGAACGATGCATCAGGACTTGTCGCCTTTAAATTTGCCATTGCCGCTACAGTGACGGGAGCCTTTTCAATTGCTCAGGCATCCTTTAGCTTTGTGCTGATTGCCGCAGGAGGTTTATTGACTGGATTTATTTTATCCTTTTTTATCATTCGTTTTCGCTATTTTCTCCGCCGTTTAGGAATGGACGATGTCACAATGCATATCATCCTGCAAATTCTTACACCATTTGTCATTTATTTAGCAGCAGAAGAAATCGGGGTGTCTGGAATTTTAGCCGTTGTGGCTGGCGGTGTGACACATGCCATTGAGCAAGACCGAATGGAAGCGAATTTAGCCAAACTGCAAATTGCTTCATCAAACACATGGAATATTATTTTATTTATTTTAAACGGACTTGTTTTCGTCTTACTTGGATTGCAGATTCCCGATGTTTCTACAGTCATTTTCCAAGATGAATCTTTTAACAACATACAGGTGATTAGCTACATCTTAATTATTACGCTATGTCTTATGGTGCTGCGGTTCTTATGGGTATGGCTGTTCTGGGCAGGAAAATGGAGTGCAACAAAAAAACAAAATGTGAAAAAGCCGAAGTTGCGCGCCTCGATGCTTATGACATTCTCTGGTGTCCGCGGGGCTGTGACATTAGCCGGTGCCTTCTCTATTCCATTTACGCTCGCGGACGGATCACCATTTCCAGAGCGGCACTTGATTATTTTCCTCGCAGCTGGCGTGATTTTATGTACGCTTATTTTAGCCAGTGTGTTACTGCCTCTTTTATCTGAGAAAAAAGACAAGCAGATCGACGTGGACTTTGATACAAAGATTCAGCATGCGAAACGGAAGCTGCTGAGAAGTGCCATTAAAACGTTAAAAGAAGGTATGAATGACGGCAACAGGGAAGTATCCCTTGCACTCATCAATGATTACCGAATGAAGCTGAGAAATATCCAGCGTGAACCATACCAATTCGGGATGAGAAAACAAGAACGAAAAATCAGACTGCACGGCATCAAAGCAGAACAGATGAAACTTGAACAATTAATTGAGGAAGAGAAAATTGACAAGGAAGAAGCTTATGAGCTGCAAGAGAGATTCCATGAGCTTGAAATGCTGTATTCAAACTCCTTCAAAATTCGTTTTTCAAAGGCGAAGTTTCTCCGTTTGCTTCAATGGCTGCAATTATGGCGGCCGAATCAGCACATTTCAAGCGGCATTTTAGAAAAAGAGGATTCGTATAAACAAATCCGTAAGAAGACGGCTGAAGCTGCGGTAGACTCGATCAAACAGCATATGACAGATGAAAACCAGCAAACGTGTAACCAAGTCATTGGTTTTTACAACCAAGTGATTTTCCGCTGTGAACACGGTTCAAGCTTCTTTCAGCAAAAAGACCGTTCATTTGAGCGGAAGAAAAAAGAGCTTAATTTCCAAGCTGTTCAGTCGATTCGAAATGAAATACAAACCTTATATGAAGACGGTGAGATCAATCGTGATATTGCCCATCATTTAAGGGAATATATCAATGACATGGAAGCTGTTCTGCTCACCAATACGTGA